The window TCGTCATATACCTCCCGCCGGAACAAGTAAAGAAAAATCATCAGCATACTCATGGCGAGCGAGACCAGAATGAAATGACCAAGGAACATCATCCAACGGGAAGAACCGGTGAATTCCTGATTTTTCATTTCACTCTTCAGGCTTTCCAGTTTTTGAAATTTCTGATCATCTACTACTTCACCTTTCAAAATCACCACTTCATCCTTCTGAACAAGGCCAAGGTTTAGGGAAATTTTATCAATGAGCTGTTTGGTCCACTGTCGTGTCGCCTGATCGTCGTAAACGATATTATGTGATAATGCATTTTCCAGTAATGGCGATAGAAGAGTTTTATCGGCTTGTGATATTTTATCTAGTTCGTCAGATATATACTGGAAAGCAGACTGGATGGTAAAAAAGGATTTGAGGTTTTTCTCTTCTGCGATGTTGTCTTTTACGAGGGTAATCATCCCATCGGGATTGTTGAGCGGACTTTGTTCATTGATCAGAATGATACCCTGATCATAGGTCATTTGCAGAATCCGTGAGCCGATTTCAAACTGAAGGTTCTTTAATTTTTCAAGCTGATCCGTCTCTTTTTTAGACCGGGTTCCATAACCATATTTCTTTTCCCATACTTCAGTCAACTCGTTGTTGAATGAGTATTTTTTTTCTTCAGAAAGATTTTTGTTGAACTTGTAAAAGGGATGAGCGTTCTGCATCACTTCCGCTCTTTCGGTATTTAATTCCTCTTCTGTTTTATTGATCGCGAAATCAAAAGGAGCCATGAGGTTTTCATAAGCCCAGGGTTTACCTTTTTGATAAGAATAATTGAATTGTGTTTCTTTTGGAAGTGCCACCACAATCATGACAATAGCCGTCAACACGACAACATACTTGAAGATGTTCTCATGTTGGTTGGACAAGCGGATAAAGTAATTCTTCATGTCAGGTGGTAGCTTGAATTATAAGCTGTTGCGAAGGTGGTGGATTTTCATTTTACTGTCATGGAGCGCTTTGAGAAAATATCAACAAAACAAAGCTGACAGGTTGATTCAGGAATCCATTCAAATTGGTTAAATTGCGCCCGGATTTAGAGTAATCATCTTATAAAATTAATAAAAAATGAAAGAAGTATATATAGTTTCTGCAGTGCGGACGCCAATTGGAAATTTTGGAGGAGTCCTTTCTTCGATGACAGCAACCCAATTGGGTGCACATGCAATCAAATCCGCTTTGGAGCGTGTTAATCTCGCTCCATCAGAAGTTCAGGAAGTCTATATGGGAAATGTGCTTTCCGCCGGAGTTGGACAGGCTCCTGTTACTCAGGCATCAATATGGGCTGGGATTCCATCAAATGTACCCGGAACAACTATCAACAAAGTATGTGCATCAGGGATGAAAGCTATCGCCCTTGCTGCAGAATCGATCCTGTTGGGTGATAATGATTGTGTAATTGCCGGTGGGATGGAAAGCATGAGCAATGTCCCCTACTATCTTGATAAAGCGAGGACTGGTTACAAGCTTGGAAACGGTACTGTGATAGATGGTTTGGTGAAAGATGGTCTTTGGGATGTTTATAAAGATTATCATATGGGAAATGCCGCGGAACTCTGTGCAACAGAATGTAAAATTTCCAGAGAAGAACAGGATGCATATGCTTTGGAATCTTACAGACGTTCAAAGGAAGCCTATGCCAAAGGAGCTTTTAAGGATGAGATCAGTCCGGTAAGTATTCCGGTAAAAGGAAAAGATCCTGTTGTTGTTTCAGAAGATGAGGAATACAAAAATCTTCGCGCGGACAAAGTGCCAACACTCAAACCCGCTTTTCAAAAAGACGGTACTGTTACTGCTGCCAATGCTTCCAAGTTGAATGACGGAGCCGCTGCTCTTGTCTTAATGAGTAAAGAAAAAGCTGATGCATTAGGACTTAAACCAATTGCCAAAATCCTTAGCTATGCCGATGCACAACAGGCTCCGGAATGGTTTACAACTACGCCAGCAAAGGCACTTCCAAAAGCTATCCAAAAAGCGGGAATAAAACCTGAGCAGGTTGACTTTTACGAAATAAATGAGGCTTTTTCTGTCGTTGCGATTGCAAATAATCAATTGATGAAACTTGATCCTAATAAGGTGAATGTTCATGGAGGAGCTGTTTCGCTGGGTCATCCTTTGGGCGCCTCCGGTGCAAGAATTATTGTGACGCTTATCCATGTTTTAAAACAACACGGAGGAAAAATTGGAGCTGCCGGAATTTGCAATGGCGGTGGCGGTGCAAGTGCCATGGTTATACAATTGACCTGATAAAAACGATATTTATTTGCTAACTAATTGGGCTGATTTCCGTAAAAGATTCAGCCCTTTTTTATTAATTTCGTCAGATGTTCGCGTTTTGTCCACTTAGTATTGTACCGGTACGGAAAGAACCCAGTGACCGAAGTGAGATGGTAACTCAGCTCCTTTTTGGAGAAAGAGTTGAAGTGATCGATAAGCAGGAAAACTGGCGGAAAATCAGGATATCTTTTGATGGGTATTCAGGTTGGGTGGACAAAAAACAATTGATCACACTTGAGGCTGCTGAATATGCAAGACTAGAACTTCTTCCACTTTCTGTGAGTCTGGATATTGTACAATTGGTGGTCCTTCAAAACCACCAGGTTGTTCCCGTAGTTTTAGGCAGCACACTTACAGGATTTAATCAAAAGAAATTTGTTTTTGGCT of the Bacteroidota bacterium genome contains:
- a CDS encoding acetyl-CoA C-acyltransferase; the protein is MKEVYIVSAVRTPIGNFGGVLSSMTATQLGAHAIKSALERVNLAPSEVQEVYMGNVLSAGVGQAPVTQASIWAGIPSNVPGTTINKVCASGMKAIALAAESILLGDNDCVIAGGMESMSNVPYYLDKARTGYKLGNGTVIDGLVKDGLWDVYKDYHMGNAAELCATECKISREEQDAYALESYRRSKEAYAKGAFKDEISPVSIPVKGKDPVVVSEDEEYKNLRADKVPTLKPAFQKDGTVTAANASKLNDGAAALVLMSKEKADALGLKPIAKILSYADAQQAPEWFTTTPAKALPKAIQKAGIKPEQVDFYEINEAFSVVAIANNQLMKLDPNKVNVHGGAVSLGHPLGASGARIIVTLIHVLKQHGGKIGAAGICNGGGGASAMVIQLT